A genomic region of Salinibacterium sp. NK8237 contains the following coding sequences:
- a CDS encoding enolase C-terminal domain-like protein — MNSAPTVTSSNMPSRIVSVDVVLVDSPPITPAYVWRKGLPGSDGDTVGAWLVITVESGIRGYAFTPRGVVFKDIVERRLRAELIGHDAFSRELLWQRVWEMDRVEQIPLHLFGLVDVALWDIGAKLAGLPLHKFLGGYRDAIPAYASTVTFRDIPEYMDVADQCRELGYPAIKLHAWGDARQDAQLIAALRERMGDEMDLMYDGSAGFDLADAIYVGRALTDSGYLWYEEPMREYSIAAHKALADRVDVPLLVAETSAGAHMNVADFIASGCASAVRTSAGLKGGVTGAMRIAHLADSFLLRAEVHTGGLVSAHLCMAIPNTTYYESLVTSSVVTREDVVGADGLVRASSAVGIGWEEQWARTETPAGLPA, encoded by the coding sequence GTGAACAGCGCTCCCACAGTGACATCGTCAAACATGCCCTCTCGCATCGTCTCCGTCGATGTCGTCTTGGTAGATTCACCGCCCATCACCCCGGCTTACGTGTGGAGAAAAGGGTTGCCCGGTTCAGACGGCGACACCGTCGGTGCGTGGCTAGTCATCACGGTCGAGTCAGGAATCCGGGGGTATGCCTTTACTCCCCGCGGTGTGGTGTTCAAAGACATCGTTGAGCGCCGACTTCGAGCGGAGCTGATCGGGCACGACGCTTTTTCGCGTGAGTTGCTGTGGCAACGGGTGTGGGAGATGGACCGTGTCGAACAGATCCCGCTGCACTTGTTCGGTCTCGTCGATGTCGCACTCTGGGATATCGGAGCGAAGCTCGCCGGGCTTCCGCTGCACAAATTCCTTGGTGGATATCGGGATGCAATCCCCGCCTACGCCTCCACGGTCACTTTTCGAGACATCCCCGAATACATGGATGTGGCCGACCAGTGTCGCGAACTTGGCTACCCGGCCATCAAACTCCATGCCTGGGGCGACGCGCGTCAGGATGCACAACTCATCGCCGCACTGCGCGAGCGCATGGGCGACGAGATGGACCTCATGTACGACGGTTCAGCGGGGTTCGACCTCGCAGATGCAATCTACGTTGGCCGGGCGCTGACGGATAGTGGCTACCTCTGGTACGAAGAGCCGATGCGGGAGTACAGCATCGCTGCGCACAAGGCTCTGGCAGACCGCGTTGATGTGCCGCTGTTGGTCGCCGAGACGAGCGCCGGCGCTCATATGAATGTCGCTGACTTCATCGCCTCCGGCTGTGCCAGCGCCGTGCGCACAAGCGCCGGGCTCAAGGGAGGTGTCACTGGGGCGATGCGCATTGCGCACCTCGCCGACTCGTTCCTGCTCCGTGCCGAGGTGCACACCGGGGGACTGGTCAGTGCACACCTCTGCATGGCGATCCCCAACACGACCTATTACGAGTCGTTGGTGACGAGTAGCGTCGTGACGCGAGAAGACGTTGTTGGCGCAGACGGACTCGTGCGTGCGAGCTCAGCTGTGGGCATCGGGTGGGAAGAACAATGGGCGCGCACAGAAACTCCTGCAGGGTTGCCCGCGTAG
- a CDS encoding MFS transporter translates to MTQPSLATPPPVWRAPGMPALLVLTAAGFGGFVVLIPVAPLWAIQGGATEAGSGWVNGILLLVTVMTQPFVPRLLARLGTGRVLAAGLALLGAPTLLLLLSDQLAWILAISAVRGVGFGILTVTGSTVVANLVDRTQHGAAVGIYGASIAIPQILLVPAATLLADTVGFWAVFALGALPLLGISSAPRLARILRAQAAERELLPATGATPITPPPGGKSARRMLASTLLRPMILLSGVTLAGGALITFAPQMSSSAAATAGSLALLTLSAAVTRWAIGGLSDRFGANRFLWPLVIIAVAGLLAIAAAVQNPAATGILLFLVGMTLVGIAYGGLQNLTLVISLAAVPRKQYGTASAVWNIGFDLGTALGSVLIGTLATAFAFSPAILAAAAITLLTLPLAFLRGPKVAE, encoded by the coding sequence GTGACTCAACCTTCTCTCGCAACTCCGCCGCCTGTGTGGCGCGCACCCGGGATGCCCGCGTTGCTGGTGTTGACGGCGGCAGGATTCGGCGGGTTCGTTGTTCTCATTCCTGTCGCTCCGTTGTGGGCGATCCAGGGCGGAGCAACGGAAGCCGGCTCGGGCTGGGTCAACGGAATCCTCCTGCTCGTTACCGTCATGACGCAACCCTTTGTGCCTCGCCTTCTGGCGCGATTGGGAACGGGCCGAGTGCTGGCCGCAGGGCTCGCGCTGCTCGGAGCTCCGACACTGCTGCTGCTTCTCTCTGATCAGCTGGCGTGGATTCTCGCGATTTCAGCAGTGCGCGGGGTCGGCTTCGGCATCCTCACTGTCACAGGTTCGACCGTGGTGGCGAACCTCGTCGATCGCACCCAGCATGGTGCCGCGGTCGGAATCTACGGCGCCTCAATCGCGATTCCCCAAATTCTGCTCGTGCCAGCCGCGACACTTCTTGCCGACACTGTTGGCTTCTGGGCGGTGTTCGCCTTGGGTGCTCTCCCCCTGCTCGGCATCAGCTCGGCGCCCCGGCTGGCCCGCATTTTGCGCGCGCAAGCAGCCGAGCGCGAACTCCTGCCGGCGACCGGCGCGACGCCAATCACTCCCCCACCCGGTGGCAAATCTGCCCGGCGGATGCTCGCCAGCACCCTTCTGCGCCCCATGATTCTGCTGAGCGGCGTCACCCTCGCCGGGGGCGCCCTGATCACCTTTGCGCCACAAATGAGCTCCTCGGCAGCGGCAACCGCAGGCTCTCTCGCGCTGCTCACCCTGAGCGCCGCTGTGACCCGGTGGGCCATTGGCGGGCTCTCCGACCGATTCGGCGCCAACCGCTTCCTGTGGCCACTCGTCATCATCGCGGTCGCCGGCCTGCTCGCGATTGCCGCAGCCGTGCAGAACCCCGCGGCCACCGGCATCCTGTTATTCCTCGTCGGCATGACCCTCGTCGGTATTGCCTACGGTGGCCTGCAAAACCTGACTCTCGTGATCTCGCTCGCGGCCGTCCCACGCAAGCAATACGGCACAGCCAGTGCCGTCTGGAACATTGGCTTCGACCTCGGCACGGCTCTCGGTTCCGTGCTCATCGGAACCCTCGCCACGGCGTTCGCTTTCTCGCCAGCCATTCTGGCGGCCGCAGCAATCACGCTGCTGACCCTGCCTCTCGCGTTTCTCCGCGGCCCGAAAGTCGCTGAGTAG
- a CDS encoding BlaI/MecI/CopY family transcriptional regulator: protein MNSLGELERSVMDLLWASTESLSAYDLQAALASPASSGRELAATTILTVLSRLEKKNFVVRERDVRPHRYRAASVRAEHMADLMHEVLGGASDRTAVLERFVGQVTNEEAETLRRILDGR, encoded by the coding sequence ATGAACTCGCTTGGTGAACTCGAACGCAGCGTGATGGACCTGCTGTGGGCGAGCACTGAAAGCCTCTCGGCCTACGACCTGCAGGCTGCTCTGGCATCCCCTGCATCATCCGGGCGCGAGCTCGCCGCCACCACCATTCTCACCGTGCTCTCTCGGCTCGAGAAGAAAAATTTCGTGGTGCGCGAACGCGATGTGCGCCCGCACCGTTACCGCGCCGCATCGGTGCGCGCCGAACACATGGCAGACCTCATGCACGAAGTGCTCGGTGGCGCCAGCGACCGCACCGCAGTGCTCGAACGCTTCGTCGGGCAGGTCACGAACGAAGAAGCCGAGACCCTCCGCCGCATTCTCGACGGACGATAA
- the cydB gene encoding cytochrome d ubiquinol oxidase subunit II yields MELLPTIWFIAIAALWIGYLLLEGFDLGVGMLLLFSTRKDRERRLMLNAIGPVWDGNEVWLITAGAATFAAFPFWYASLFSALYIPLTIVLVSLIFRAVAIEYRGKGSTDKWRMWWDRALGLGSLGSAFGIGAALALTTTGLPIDANGDRVGGAFAWFTPYAVLGGLAVVGFSLVHASVFLGLKTDGDVRVRARNFVVRWSPVALLPIVAWVLIIQFQNGTVITWGLVVIAVVAVVFGWISARAGREGWAFVGIAAFLVAGASSIFAAVYPVVLPSTLDPAFNLTISNAASGEYTLGVMSVVTAFGLPLVFIYQGWTYWVFRNRLSDHHLPEAHIVKPAVAPSSSASPPASSAS; encoded by the coding sequence ATGGAACTTCTTCCGACAATCTGGTTTATCGCGATCGCGGCTTTGTGGATCGGCTACCTCCTTCTTGAAGGCTTCGACCTCGGTGTCGGGATGCTGCTGCTGTTCAGCACCCGCAAAGACCGCGAACGTCGCCTCATGCTCAATGCCATCGGCCCGGTCTGGGACGGCAACGAGGTCTGGCTGATCACGGCCGGAGCCGCCACCTTCGCCGCATTCCCGTTTTGGTATGCATCACTGTTCTCGGCGCTCTACATCCCGCTGACGATCGTGCTCGTGAGCCTCATCTTCCGCGCCGTCGCAATTGAGTACCGCGGCAAGGGCTCCACTGACAAGTGGCGCATGTGGTGGGACCGTGCTCTCGGCCTCGGCTCGCTGGGTTCCGCCTTCGGCATCGGTGCGGCGCTCGCGCTCACCACGACCGGCCTTCCCATCGACGCTAACGGTGACCGCGTTGGCGGCGCCTTCGCGTGGTTCACTCCGTATGCCGTCCTCGGTGGCCTCGCGGTTGTTGGCTTCTCTCTTGTTCACGCCTCCGTCTTCCTCGGCCTCAAAACCGATGGCGATGTGCGCGTTCGCGCCCGCAACTTCGTGGTGCGCTGGAGCCCCGTAGCACTGCTGCCCATCGTGGCGTGGGTGCTGATCATTCAGTTCCAGAACGGCACCGTCATCACGTGGGGTCTCGTCGTCATCGCCGTAGTTGCGGTCGTCTTCGGCTGGATCAGCGCGCGAGCCGGGCGTGAAGGTTGGGCGTTTGTGGGAATCGCAGCATTCTTGGTGGCGGGTGCGTCATCCATCTTCGCCGCCGTCTACCCGGTCGTATTGCCCTCGACCCTTGACCCCGCGTTCAACCTGACGATCTCTAACGCGGCGAGCGGCGAATATACGCTCGGCGTTATGAGTGTGGTGACCGCGTTCGGCCTGCCTCTGGTCTTCATCTACCAGGGCTGGACTTACTGGGTCTTCCGCAACCGCCTGAGCGATCACCACCTCCCTGAGGCGCACATCGTGAAGCCCGCGGTTGCCCCCTCCTCTTCAGCTAGTCCCCCCGCTTCTTCAGCGAGCTAG
- a CDS encoding acyl-CoA dehydrogenase family protein — translation MTVLTPALLDRIRSRAARYDRENIFFTEDLQELRAVGYLKPRSLRELSDDQRLLAAYAPATALAINMHLVWIGVAWALRERGDSSLDWLLADAEAGEVFAFGLSEPGNDLVMWDSLTTAETVEGGYAFTGTKIFTSLSPAWTQLGLFGKHTADDGTETLVHGFISRDEPGWRSLGDWDTLGMRATQSHTTVLDGAFVPANRVARVLPVGPNADPFIFAVFANFLPLIASVYAGLADRALELGVEALQQRSSAISGEAYSEHPDLRWRMADAALALDAIEPQLHSIVDDVDGRVDHGAGWFRKLTGVKHRSIETARHVVDQVMRSAGGGAFRSTSELSRLQRDVLAGIYHPSNPESVYKTVASDLFGS, via the coding sequence ATGACGGTACTCACCCCAGCCCTGCTCGATCGCATCCGGTCGCGGGCCGCGCGCTACGACCGCGAGAACATCTTCTTCACCGAAGACCTGCAAGAGTTGCGTGCCGTTGGCTACTTGAAGCCGCGCAGTTTGCGTGAGCTGTCGGATGATCAGCGCCTGCTCGCCGCGTACGCTCCGGCCACGGCGCTCGCCATCAACATGCACCTCGTGTGGATCGGCGTCGCTTGGGCTTTGCGTGAACGCGGCGACTCGAGCCTCGACTGGCTGTTGGCGGATGCCGAAGCTGGCGAAGTCTTCGCCTTCGGCCTGAGCGAACCCGGCAACGATCTCGTCATGTGGGACTCCCTCACGACCGCCGAAACCGTCGAGGGCGGTTACGCCTTTACGGGTACCAAGATCTTCACCTCGCTGTCTCCCGCGTGGACCCAGCTCGGCCTCTTCGGCAAGCACACCGCAGACGACGGCACCGAAACCCTCGTGCATGGTTTCATCTCTCGGGATGAGCCCGGATGGCGTTCGCTCGGCGACTGGGACACCCTCGGCATGCGCGCCACCCAAAGTCACACCACGGTGCTGGATGGCGCTTTCGTTCCCGCAAACCGGGTCGCCCGTGTGCTGCCCGTCGGCCCCAACGCCGATCCGTTCATCTTCGCGGTGTTCGCCAACTTCTTGCCGCTCATCGCCTCCGTCTATGCGGGCCTCGCCGATCGCGCCCTCGAACTCGGGGTCGAAGCACTGCAGCAGCGCAGCTCGGCCATCAGCGGTGAGGCGTACTCCGAGCATCCGGATCTGCGCTGGCGCATGGCAGATGCCGCCCTCGCGCTCGATGCGATCGAACCCCAGCTGCACAGCATCGTCGATGACGTTGATGGACGTGTGGATCACGGGGCTGGCTGGTTCCGCAAACTGACCGGGGTGAAGCACCGCAGTATCGAAACCGCACGCCACGTCGTCGACCAGGTGATGCGTTCAGCCGGGGGAGGAGCGTTCCGCAGCACGAGCGAACTCTCGCGCCTGCAACGCGATGTGCTCGCCGGCATCTACCACCCCTCGAACCCGGAATCGGTGTACAAGACAGTCGCGAGCGACCTGTTCGGGAGTTAG
- the cydC gene encoding thiol reductant ABC exporter subunit CydC: MRAKLHERLAAGFGPGGVHTLFGLGLLASLKGLALVLMAEAVARGVVGVIDGDAAAWQFAIGLGIAAGLLRAATAWATESFATRAALGAKESLRHELAERVLTGSDARPGASTAIATVGLDELDNYFRVVLPTIVMTATVPLLVGLRILSVDWVSALIVVLTVPLVPVFMILVGGHTRERADAASASLERLSDHLVELARGLPVLVGLGRVGEQSKALRAISAENRTKTMETLRTAFLSALVLELIATISVAVVAVFVGVRLVDDQLSLTVGLIALVLAPECFAPFRELGAAFHSSENGLTALRRARAIIDVPRAREHRQSAGAFRVVNLTIAYDGRALPAVDGLNFRATPGTITALDGPSGSGKSSVLEVLAGNREPSGGSVWGIDVSRVAWVPQHPHTVADTVLDELRLYSNDEKAIKSVLLDLGLTGVAEADPRQVSPGELRRIAVARGLLRVEAGATLLLLDEPTAHLDPASAARVEAAIAELRGRPVTVLVASHEAGIAALADQVVVVGASGGTRAVESRVDPLTVAGDMDVDALAERSTTRATIASLLEFVRPTLGTLVGAIALGVGASLFALSLTALSGWLIVRASEHPPIMFLLVAIVGVRFFGIGRAALRYAERLATHRAVLGSVIELRVALWNGLGARALGSRALANGGVALDYLVAASDRVRDLVPRVVLPPAVALGTSLAALIAVGLLHAPAVPVLLAGLAVGLIAAPIIAVIIDRSAANGIAEVQSRVVRAFAAMTGAATDLRANGVGGRMLARLDHIDAEAGALSRRSARALGIGNAVVVLACSVTAVAMLPVAAPAVIAGTLPIAIVAVLVLIPIGLVDSLIAFVDSVQQWPALSAALAKVREVTAGADAGADAGGSAASVRDNTGSPAGRRGARHDANRADTAAASADQPLGDVTVLELSELGIRWPSSPMLAFSGATARVERGEWLVVEGPSGAGKSTLLAALLGYLPAATGSWSLNGVDARELSPEQLRTAVTWCPQESHLFDSTIRANLLLGRAHDDQPTEQELVAVLRQVGLGPLFGSLERGLDTRVGSAGESLSGGERQRLAVARTLLTRADVVLLDEPTAHLDAASAEQLITDLRTALVDKIVVLVSHHDDERRDGDVSLRLGVREVAAV; this comes from the coding sequence ATGAGAGCCAAACTCCACGAACGACTCGCAGCAGGCTTCGGCCCGGGCGGTGTTCACACACTGTTCGGGTTGGGGTTGCTTGCTTCTCTCAAGGGATTGGCGCTCGTGCTCATGGCCGAGGCGGTCGCGCGCGGTGTCGTTGGCGTCATTGACGGGGATGCCGCGGCGTGGCAGTTCGCGATCGGCCTTGGCATTGCGGCTGGCCTCCTCCGCGCGGCCACCGCTTGGGCAACGGAGAGTTTCGCGACCCGCGCCGCGTTAGGCGCCAAGGAGTCTCTGCGCCACGAACTCGCGGAGCGAGTGCTCACCGGTTCCGATGCTCGCCCGGGCGCAAGCACCGCGATTGCAACGGTGGGGCTCGATGAGCTCGACAACTACTTCCGTGTGGTGTTGCCGACGATCGTGATGACGGCGACAGTTCCGTTGCTGGTCGGCCTGCGCATCCTCTCGGTCGACTGGGTGAGCGCGCTCATCGTTGTGTTGACGGTCCCGCTTGTTCCGGTGTTCATGATTCTGGTCGGCGGCCACACGCGCGAGCGGGCCGATGCGGCAAGCGCGAGCCTCGAACGCCTCTCCGATCATTTGGTCGAGTTGGCCCGCGGTCTGCCCGTGCTTGTCGGGCTTGGTCGAGTTGGCGAGCAGTCGAAAGCGTTGCGCGCGATTTCTGCCGAGAACCGCACGAAGACGATGGAAACCTTGCGCACCGCGTTTCTTTCGGCGCTCGTGCTCGAACTCATCGCCACCATTTCGGTCGCGGTCGTTGCTGTCTTTGTGGGCGTACGGCTGGTGGATGATCAGCTCTCCCTCACCGTCGGCCTTATCGCGCTCGTACTCGCCCCGGAGTGTTTCGCACCCTTTCGCGAGCTGGGCGCCGCGTTCCACTCCTCCGAGAATGGGCTCACCGCTCTACGCCGCGCTCGCGCGATCATCGATGTGCCGCGGGCACGGGAACACCGCCAGAGTGCTGGCGCGTTCCGTGTCGTGAACCTCACAATCGCCTACGACGGCCGCGCTTTGCCCGCGGTCGACGGTCTGAACTTCCGGGCAACCCCCGGCACCATTACTGCCCTGGATGGGCCAAGCGGCAGCGGAAAATCCAGTGTTCTTGAGGTGCTGGCGGGCAATCGCGAGCCCAGCGGCGGCAGCGTGTGGGGCATCGACGTTTCCCGGGTGGCCTGGGTTCCGCAGCATCCGCACACCGTTGCTGACACCGTGCTCGACGAACTGCGCCTCTACAGCAACGACGAAAAGGCCATCAAGTCTGTGCTGCTCGACCTCGGGCTCACCGGGGTTGCCGAGGCCGATCCGCGCCAGGTTAGCCCCGGCGAACTGCGCCGCATTGCCGTTGCGCGCGGACTGCTGCGCGTCGAAGCGGGCGCCACCCTGTTGCTGCTTGATGAGCCGACCGCCCACCTCGACCCGGCATCCGCTGCCCGCGTTGAAGCCGCGATTGCTGAGCTGCGCGGTCGCCCCGTCACCGTGCTGGTCGCCTCGCACGAAGCGGGCATTGCGGCGCTGGCCGATCAAGTGGTCGTCGTTGGCGCCTCGGGCGGGACTCGTGCGGTCGAGTCTCGGGTTGATCCGCTGACGGTTGCAGGCGACATGGATGTTGACGCTCTCGCCGAGCGCAGCACAACCCGCGCGACGATCGCCAGTCTGCTCGAGTTTGTGCGCCCCACCCTCGGAACTCTCGTCGGAGCGATCGCTCTCGGTGTGGGCGCGAGCCTCTTCGCGCTCTCCCTCACCGCCCTTTCGGGGTGGCTGATTGTGCGGGCGAGCGAGCATCCACCGATCATGTTCTTGCTCGTCGCGATCGTCGGCGTGCGGTTCTTCGGCATTGGCCGTGCCGCCCTGCGCTACGCCGAGCGGCTCGCGACGCACCGCGCTGTTTTGGGCTCGGTCATCGAACTGCGGGTGGCCCTGTGGAATGGTCTGGGCGCTCGGGCGCTCGGTTCGCGCGCTCTCGCCAATGGCGGGGTCGCCCTCGACTACCTCGTTGCCGCCTCTGACCGGGTGCGCGATCTCGTTCCCCGCGTCGTGCTGCCTCCCGCCGTTGCTCTCGGCACCTCTCTTGCCGCCCTCATCGCTGTCGGCCTGCTGCACGCGCCCGCTGTTCCCGTGTTGCTCGCCGGTCTCGCCGTCGGGCTTATTGCGGCGCCCATCATCGCCGTGATCATCGACCGCTCGGCCGCCAACGGCATCGCCGAAGTGCAGTCCCGCGTCGTGCGCGCCTTTGCCGCCATGACCGGTGCAGCCACCGACCTTCGTGCCAACGGTGTTGGTGGGCGGATGCTCGCCCGCCTCGATCACATCGACGCCGAAGCCGGCGCACTCTCCCGCCGCAGCGCTCGCGCCCTCGGAATCGGCAACGCCGTCGTCGTACTCGCCTGCTCGGTGACCGCCGTCGCGATGCTGCCCGTCGCCGCGCCCGCCGTCATCGCTGGCACCCTCCCAATCGCCATCGTCGCGGTGCTCGTACTCATCCCTATCGGGCTCGTTGACTCGTTGATCGCCTTCGTCGACTCCGTGCAGCAGTGGCCGGCGCTCAGTGCTGCGCTTGCGAAGGTGCGTGAGGTTACTGCTGGGGCGGATGCTGGGGCGGATGCTGGCGGTTCGGCTGCGAGCGTGCGTGACAACACTGGCTCACCGGCTGGCCGCCGCGGCGCGCGCCATGACGCTAACCGCGCTGACACCGCAGCCGCGAGCGCAGACCAGCCACTCGGTGACGTGACTGTTCTCGAACTGAGCGAGCTCGGCATCCGCTGGCCTTCGAGCCCGATGCTGGCGTTTTCGGGCGCGACCGCTCGGGTTGAGCGTGGCGAGTGGCTTGTCGTGGAAGGTCCGTCGGGCGCGGGCAAGTCGACGTTGTTGGCGGCGCTGCTCGGGTATCTTCCGGCGGCCACTGGCTCGTGGAGCCTCAATGGCGTGGATGCTCGCGAGCTCTCGCCCGAGCAATTGCGCACGGCGGTCACGTGGTGCCCACAGGAGTCGCACCTCTTCGATTCGACGATCCGCGCGAACCTGCTGTTGGGCCGCGCCCACGATGATCAGCCGACCGAGCAGGAGCTCGTCGCGGTGCTGCGCCAGGTAGGTCTTGGCCCGCTCTTCGGTTCGCTCGAGCGCGGCCTCGACACTCGCGTCGGCTCGGCGGGCGAAAGCCTCTCGGGCGGCGAGCGTCAGCGCTTGGCCGTTGCCCGCACCCTGCTAACGCGCGCGGATGTCGTACTGCTCGACGAACCGACCGCCCACTTGGATGCCGCGAGTGCCGAGCAACTCATCACCGACCTGCGCACGGCTCTCGTCGACAAGATCGTGGTGCTCGTCAGCCACCACGACGACGAGCGTCGCGACGGCGATGTGAGCTTGCGGCTCGGGGTGCGCGAGGTCGCGGCGGTCTAG
- a CDS encoding cytochrome ubiquinol oxidase subunit I, with translation MDPLEIARWQFGITTVYHFIMVPLTLGLGPIVALMQTQWVRTGDEKWLRMTKFWGKLYLINFIMGVATGLVQEFQFGMAWSEYSRYVGDVFGAPLAMEGLLAFFFESVFLGLWIFGWSRLPKKIHLATLWIAVAGSIVSAFFIIVANSWMQHPVGVELIDGRPVMTDIWAVLTNNTALSAFSHTVTGAIAVGAGFVVGISWYQLWQRRRDGIDSVDATGRVVVGENLSIPGRDRKDHAVWIKSIRIGAVIAILGFGALSITGDLQAKLMFEQQPLKMAAAEAACHDGTSFSVLSIGPLGGQDCEDVVGIIEIPGLLSFLAHGDFDTEIQGVNTLIPQYQELYGTNLPDDPLYGERAGQEIDYLPLMEVTYWGFRLMIGFGMLAAAFAALTLWIVRKGTVPQSKFLMGTALLSIAAPFGANIAGWVFTEMGRQPFVVVPNPTPGGIDGVYMFTAAAVSPGVSGEEIIFSLVSLALVYAFLMVFEVRLLVKYVRGGVASAMPELGHPDGDSNDPDDPNKPDNRDDVLAFAY, from the coding sequence GTGGACCCCCTAGAGATCGCCAGATGGCAATTCGGAATCACTACCGTTTACCACTTCATCATGGTCCCGCTCACGTTAGGTCTCGGCCCTATCGTTGCGCTCATGCAAACCCAGTGGGTGCGCACCGGCGACGAAAAGTGGCTGCGCATGACCAAGTTCTGGGGCAAGTTGTACCTCATCAACTTCATCATGGGTGTGGCCACCGGTCTCGTTCAAGAGTTCCAGTTCGGCATGGCGTGGAGCGAATACTCCCGCTACGTCGGTGACGTCTTCGGCGCACCGCTTGCCATGGAAGGCTTGCTGGCCTTCTTCTTCGAGTCCGTCTTCCTCGGCCTGTGGATCTTCGGCTGGAGCCGTCTCCCCAAGAAAATCCACCTCGCAACCCTCTGGATCGCTGTCGCGGGCTCGATCGTCTCCGCCTTCTTCATCATTGTTGCCAACTCATGGATGCAGCACCCGGTGGGTGTCGAACTCATCGATGGTCGGCCCGTCATGACTGACATCTGGGCCGTGCTCACCAACAACACCGCCCTCTCCGCCTTCTCCCACACGGTCACCGGTGCTATTGCCGTTGGCGCTGGCTTCGTCGTCGGCATCTCCTGGTACCAGCTCTGGCAGCGCCGTCGCGATGGAATCGACTCTGTGGATGCCACAGGTCGTGTCGTCGTCGGCGAGAACCTCAGCATCCCGGGCCGCGATCGCAAGGATCACGCCGTCTGGATCAAGAGCATCCGCATCGGTGCCGTTATCGCGATCCTCGGATTTGGTGCTCTCTCGATCACGGGTGACCTTCAGGCCAAGCTCATGTTTGAACAGCAGCCGCTGAAGATGGCCGCCGCTGAGGCCGCGTGCCACGACGGCACGAGCTTCTCGGTGCTCTCGATTGGGCCGCTCGGAGGCCAAGACTGTGAAGATGTCGTGGGCATTATTGAAATTCCCGGCCTGCTCTCGTTTCTCGCTCATGGTGACTTCGATACCGAAATTCAGGGCGTGAACACCCTCATCCCGCAGTACCAAGAGCTGTACGGCACCAACCTCCCCGATGACCCGCTGTATGGCGAGCGTGCCGGCCAGGAGATCGATTACCTGCCGCTCATGGAGGTCACCTACTGGGGCTTCCGCCTCATGATCGGCTTCGGAATGCTCGCAGCCGCGTTTGCTGCACTCACCCTGTGGATCGTTCGCAAGGGCACCGTGCCGCAGTCGAAGTTCCTCATGGGAACAGCGTTGCTCAGCATCGCAGCCCCATTCGGTGCCAACATCGCCGGCTGGGTCTTCACCGAGATGGGCCGCCAACCTTTCGTGGTCGTGCCCAACCCGACGCCCGGTGGCATTGACGGTGTCTACATGTTCACTGCGGCAGCCGTCTCCCCCGGCGTGAGTGGCGAAGAGATCATCTTCTCGCTCGTCTCCCTCGCTCTGGTCTACGCCTTCCTGATGGTCTTCGAAGTGAGATTGCTCGTCAAGTACGTGCGCGGTGGTGTTGCCTCGGCAATGCCTGAGCTCGGGCATCCGGATGGCGATAGCAATGACCCTGACGATCCCAATAAACCAGACAATCGCGACGACGTTCTCGCGTTCGCCTACTAA
- a CDS encoding M56 family metallopeptidase: MVAAAITLGFVAVLLAWPLPALLTGATWAYRRPTLGLLVWQLVALVGGFSMIGSLVLLGAATFATDLPDAATGMWRFVTHNELPEGSSVWSLLALSGALFLTAHLLLNLLVTVVYAERERARHSQLITLLSEPMTDRPGTRVINTPAPVAYCLPGALTSITVLSAGLLQLLDEEELQAVIEHERAHVRLRHDIVLIFFTAWKVSLPWLPTARNASREVALLLEMHADDNALAHVGRGSLARAITIVSEGGALPQRSELSSAMPESTPKELRARLLRLA, translated from the coding sequence GTGGTTGCCGCCGCGATCACACTCGGCTTCGTCGCAGTGCTGCTGGCGTGGCCACTGCCCGCACTGCTCACGGGTGCCACCTGGGCCTACCGTCGTCCGACTCTCGGGCTACTCGTCTGGCAACTCGTCGCCCTTGTGGGCGGCTTCAGCATGATCGGCTCCCTCGTGCTGCTCGGGGCCGCAACCTTCGCCACCGATCTTCCGGATGCCGCAACCGGCATGTGGCGCTTCGTCACCCACAATGAACTCCCCGAAGGTTCCTCGGTGTGGTCGTTACTCGCCCTTTCGGGAGCTCTCTTCCTCACCGCGCACCTGCTGCTCAATCTCCTCGTCACCGTCGTCTACGCGGAGCGTGAGCGTGCGCGCCACTCCCAACTCATCACCCTGCTGAGCGAACCGATGACCGACCGCCCCGGAACTCGGGTCATCAACACCCCCGCGCCCGTCGCCTACTGCCTCCCCGGAGCCCTCACCTCCATCACCGTGCTCAGCGCCGGACTGCTGCAACTACTCGACGAAGAAGAACTCCAAGCCGTAATCGAACACGAACGAGCCCACGTGCGCCTGCGCCACGACATCGTGCTGATCTTCTTCACCGCCTGGAAAGTCTCCCTGCCGTGGCTGCCCACCGCCCGTAACGCCTCCCGCGAAGTCGCCCTCCTGCTCGAAATGCACGCCGACGACAACGCCCTCGCGCACGTCGGCCGCGGCAGCCTCGCCCGCGCCATCACCATCGTCTCCGAAGGCGGCGCGCTACCCCAACGCAGCGAACTCTCCTCAGCAATGCCCGAATCAACGCCCAAGGAACTCCGGGCTCGGCTGCTTCGGTTGGCCTAG